The Mesobacillus jeotgali genome window below encodes:
- a CDS encoding NAD(P)/FAD-dependent oxidoreductase, which produces MNTNYDVIVVGAGPAGIFTCYELSLKMPEAKVLLVDKGHDIYRRNCPILQKKIEKCPPPAGKKDFAGCLPACSITNGFGGAGAYSDGKFNITSEFGGWMTDYLPDSKVVELIKYVDEINLKHGATESITDPMTDKVREIERRGYAAGLKLLRAQVRHLGTEQNLEILKNIFEYLKDKVDMAFKTEIEDLITEKTQDGHIVKGVELRSGEKILAGKVVVAPGRDGSKWLTQLLKKRRLKMINNQVDIGVRVETSNVVMEEINEHLYEGKFIFNTSVGTSVRTFCSNPSGHVVVENHSGIMLANGHAYKDPKLGSGNTNFALLVSHTFSEPFDKPNEYAHEISRLANSLSNGGLIVQKYGDILKGRRSTEKRIKEGFLEPTLKEAVPGDLGLVLPYNTLKSLIEMTEALNQVTPGLASDHTLFYGVEAKFYSARPKLNDRFETEIGGLYVGGDGAGITRGLAQASACGVWIATDIIEKSKISRKAEPALV; this is translated from the coding sequence ATGAATACAAACTATGATGTGATTGTCGTTGGAGCAGGTCCGGCAGGTATTTTTACTTGTTATGAATTATCGTTGAAGATGCCTGAGGCAAAGGTCTTGCTGGTTGATAAAGGTCACGATATTTACCGGAGGAACTGTCCGATTTTACAGAAGAAAATTGAAAAATGCCCGCCGCCAGCCGGGAAGAAAGATTTTGCCGGTTGCCTTCCAGCCTGTTCGATTACGAATGGTTTTGGCGGTGCCGGAGCATATTCTGATGGAAAGTTCAATATTACAAGTGAATTCGGTGGATGGATGACGGACTACCTTCCTGATTCAAAAGTCGTCGAGCTTATTAAATACGTTGATGAAATTAACCTTAAGCATGGAGCTACAGAAAGCATCACGGACCCAATGACAGATAAGGTCAGGGAAATCGAAAGAAGAGGCTATGCGGCAGGCTTGAAGCTGTTAAGGGCACAGGTACGCCATCTTGGGACTGAGCAGAATCTTGAGATTTTGAAAAATATCTTTGAATACTTAAAAGATAAAGTGGATATGGCGTTCAAGACGGAGATCGAGGATTTGATTACCGAGAAGACTCAAGATGGCCATATAGTCAAAGGTGTTGAGCTTAGGAGCGGTGAGAAAATACTTGCAGGAAAAGTTGTCGTTGCCCCTGGCCGTGACGGCTCCAAATGGCTCACACAGCTTTTGAAAAAAAGAAGGCTTAAGATGATTAACAACCAGGTCGACATTGGCGTCCGTGTTGAAACGTCCAATGTTGTCATGGAGGAAATAAATGAACATTTATATGAAGGGAAATTTATCTTCAATACTTCCGTAGGGACAAGTGTCAGGACATTCTGCAGCAATCCTTCTGGACATGTTGTCGTCGAGAACCATTCTGGAATCATGCTTGCTAATGGCCATGCCTACAAAGATCCTAAACTTGGAAGCGGCAATACCAACTTTGCCTTGCTGGTATCACATACTTTTTCTGAGCCATTTGATAAGCCAAATGAATATGCACATGAGATTTCCAGGCTGGCAAACAGCCTTTCCAACGGCGGCCTGATTGTCCAAAAATATGGTGATATCTTGAAAGGACGCAGGTCAACGGAAAAGAGGATCAAAGAAGGATTTTTAGAACCAACTTTAAAGGAAGCTGTTCCGGGGGACCTGGGACTTGTCCTTCCATATAATACGCTGAAGAGCTTGATCGAGATGACGGAAGCACTTAATCAGGTCACTCCAGGTTTGGCATCAGACCATACTTTGTTCTATGGAGTAGAGGCGAAATTCTATTCGGCAAGACCAAAGTTGAATGACAGATTTGAAACCGAAATCGGCGGACTGTATGTTGGAGGAGACGGTGCCGGCATCACGAGAGGACTGGCACAGGCCAGCGCATGCGGTGTATGGATTGCCACCGACATCATCGAAAAGTCAAAGATTAGCCGGAAAGCTGAGCCTGCACTGGTGTAA
- a CDS encoding YjcZ family sporulation protein, producing MHGTFCGGGYPYAGVGGAGYGYGGFALIVVLFILLIIIGACCSYNW from the coding sequence ATGCATGGAACTTTCTGTGGCGGAGGTTACCCTTATGCAGGAGTGGGCGGTGCTGGTTACGGATACGGCGGTTTTGCATTGATCGTTGTTCTGTTTATCTTGTTAATCATCATTGGCGCATGCTGCAGCTATAACTGGTAA
- a CDS encoding GDSL-type esterase/lipase family protein: protein MTPRAKKIFSIILLTAAVITFLAIKSEHYLSRNLTVYEKIEAGSKFNYLIIGDSIGRGAGAENKDLRWYNQLEVLIKDFSGSRARRNMVVQSGATTFEGIYKLEKAPKFRDIDLIFIVFGENDRKYMDSEQFTFFYEKLIRNAKEHYPGAEIITIIESPLKQEKFADAINRVSVHYGAKPLDMRIPFKQSGMLTEQLTTDTVHPNGKGYQLYAASILELIQNNIKTDTEIASLPKPLTMNQSLTLYEIKNLSRSQGFVIENGINISKKPGDYLEYEFEGPILGVKAIRSQDGGMVRVLIDGEYVTTLSTWWPFTRERYLYIASGLEKGRHTVRFETIGTISTNNTSEKSNVQISSIIAAKDEQK, encoded by the coding sequence ATGACACCAAGAGCAAAAAAAATATTCAGTATAATTCTCCTCACCGCTGCAGTAATTACCTTTTTAGCGATAAAGTCTGAACATTACCTTTCCAGAAATTTAACTGTATATGAAAAAATTGAAGCAGGTTCGAAGTTTAATTATTTAATAATCGGAGACAGCATAGGCCGGGGTGCGGGCGCAGAAAATAAGGATTTACGCTGGTATAACCAGTTGGAGGTCCTTATTAAGGATTTCAGCGGGTCCCGGGCAAGAAGGAATATGGTCGTCCAGAGCGGAGCAACCACGTTCGAAGGAATTTATAAACTGGAGAAAGCTCCGAAATTCCGGGACATAGATCTTATTTTCATTGTTTTTGGCGAGAATGATCGTAAATACATGGATTCTGAACAGTTTACTTTCTTTTATGAAAAATTGATCCGGAATGCCAAGGAGCACTATCCAGGCGCTGAAATCATCACCATCATCGAAAGTCCTTTAAAACAAGAGAAATTCGCTGATGCGATAAATAGAGTATCGGTGCATTATGGAGCAAAGCCGCTTGACATGCGGATCCCTTTTAAACAATCCGGGATGCTAACAGAGCAGCTTACCACAGATACGGTCCATCCTAATGGGAAAGGATATCAGTTGTACGCAGCTTCAATCCTTGAACTGATCCAGAATAATATCAAGACAGATACCGAGATTGCCAGCCTTCCAAAGCCTTTAACCATGAATCAATCCTTAACCCTGTACGAAATAAAGAATTTATCTCGCAGCCAGGGATTCGTCATTGAAAATGGAATTAATATCAGCAAGAAACCTGGAGATTATTTAGAATATGAGTTCGAAGGCCCGATTCTTGGAGTAAAGGCGATTCGAAGCCAGGACGGAGGAATGGTGAGGGTGTTGATCGACGGAGAATATGTCACGACGCTTTCGACCTGGTGGCCTTTTACTCGTGAAAGATATCTATATATCGCAAGTGGACTCGAGAAAGGACGGCACACGGTTCGTTTTGAAACAATTGGTACGATTTCAACAAACAATACAAGTGAAAAGTCAAACGTCCAGATATCTTCGATTATCGCCGCAAAAGATGAACAAAAATAA
- a CDS encoding DUF502 domain-containing protein: MKSVLKNFINGILTIVPIILVIYVIYKTFMFLDSLLGNVLKPYLQERYIPGIGLLTTLVLITILGWLSTRFITGSIIKLIDRLLEKTPFVKTVYSVIKDTVHSFLGEKKSFSKVALVTIPGTNMKSLGFITTENLKSFHEPLSEHVAVYVPQTFQVAGFTFLIPKSEVEIIDVKPEDALKFILSGGMTSANGKKSVHENSR; the protein is encoded by the coding sequence ATGAAAAGTGTATTGAAGAATTTTATTAATGGGATTTTGACAATAGTCCCGATCATCCTCGTTATCTATGTCATTTATAAAACATTCATGTTCTTAGACAGCCTTCTTGGGAATGTCCTGAAGCCCTATTTGCAAGAACGGTATATACCTGGCATCGGCCTCCTGACAACGCTGGTCCTTATTACGATCTTGGGATGGCTGTCCACCCGTTTCATTACCGGAAGTATCATCAAACTCATTGACAGATTGCTGGAAAAGACACCTTTCGTAAAAACGGTTTACTCTGTTATCAAGGACACAGTCCATTCCTTTCTTGGCGAGAAAAAATCATTCTCCAAGGTCGCTCTGGTTACAATACCAGGTACCAATATGAAAAGTCTCGGCTTCATTACGACAGAAAACCTGAAATCATTCCATGAGCCATTATCCGAACATGTTGCGGTCTATGTACCCCAGACGTTCCAGGTAGCCGGGTTCACCTTCCTCATCCCCAAAAGTGAGGTTGAAATCATTGACGTAAAGCCTGAAGATGCATTGAAATTCATCCTCTCAGGGGGAATGACTTCTGCAAATGGCAAAAAATCCGTTCATGAAAACAGCCGCTGA
- a CDS encoding PTS glucose transporter subunit IIA produces the protein MFKKLFGIKEEQVKTIQLLAPMTGKAVSLSSVPDPVFSEKMMGDGVAIEPSEGVVVSPVEGEILQVFPTKHAVGIRAKNGAELLIHIGLETVSLKGEGFETHVTQGDKVKEGDKLVTFDLSVISEKAKSTVTPVIITNTDQAAELKVLTEGNVEKGITPILEVTFE, from the coding sequence TTGTTTAAAAAGCTATTCGGAATAAAAGAGGAACAGGTTAAAACAATACAGCTGTTAGCACCAATGACGGGTAAAGCAGTAAGTTTATCTTCAGTTCCAGATCCTGTCTTTTCGGAAAAGATGATGGGGGATGGGGTGGCGATCGAACCGTCAGAGGGAGTGGTCGTATCCCCGGTGGAAGGAGAAATCCTGCAGGTTTTCCCAACAAAGCATGCTGTCGGAATCAGGGCGAAAAACGGTGCAGAGCTATTGATCCATATTGGGTTGGAGACTGTTTCCCTCAAGGGAGAAGGCTTCGAAACACATGTAACACAAGGTGATAAAGTGAAGGAAGGCGATAAACTTGTAACCTTTGATCTCTCTGTGATCAGCGAAAAGGCAAAAAGTACTGTGACACCAGTAATCATCACCAACACAGACCAGGCTGCCGAATTGAAAGTTCTAACAGAAGGAAATGTTGAAAAGGGAATAACGCCAATTCTCGAAGTGACCTTTGAATAG
- the msrB gene encoding peptide-methionine (R)-S-oxide reductase MsrB produces MTKNNQEELKKKLTPMQYEVTQNNGTEPPFRNEYWNDLREGIYVDIVSGKALFSSRDKYDAGCGWPSFTKPIMEEEIIEKQDTSHFMVRTEVRSKTADSHLGHVFDDGPGENGLRYCINSAALRFVPKEKMEEEGYGEYLKLFQD; encoded by the coding sequence ATGACGAAAAATAATCAAGAGGAGTTAAAGAAGAAACTGACTCCCATGCAATATGAGGTCACGCAAAATAATGGTACCGAACCGCCATTCAGAAATGAGTATTGGAATGATTTAAGAGAGGGAATTTATGTCGATATTGTCTCAGGCAAGGCTTTGTTCAGTTCCAGGGATAAATATGATGCCGGATGCGGCTGGCCAAGTTTCACGAAGCCGATCATGGAGGAAGAGATAATCGAAAAACAAGACACAAGCCATTTCATGGTCAGGACTGAAGTGCGGAGCAAGACGGCAGATTCTCATTTAGGACATGTGTTTGATGATGGACCTGGAGAAAATGGCTTGCGATATTGCATTAATTCAGCAGCATTGAGGTTTGTTCCGAAAGAAAAAATGGAAGAGGAAGGATATGGAGAGTATCTCAAGCTGTTCCAAGATTAA
- the msrA gene encoding peptide-methionine (S)-S-oxide reductase MsrA codes for MEKSKHELATFAGGCFWCMVKPFDEQPGIVSIVSGYTGGTTENPTYEQVCSETTGHYEAVQITYNPEIFPYENLLQLYWQQIDPTDPGGQFYDRGQSYQTAIFYHNEEQRQLAEESKRKLAESGIFTKPIATQILPAKTFYPAETYHQDYYKKNPERYNAYQIGSGRSAFIRNHWGEKK; via the coding sequence ATGGAAAAAAGTAAACACGAGCTTGCTACATTTGCCGGAGGCTGTTTCTGGTGCATGGTCAAGCCGTTCGATGAGCAGCCGGGGATTGTCAGCATTGTATCCGGCTATACTGGAGGCACAACAGAGAACCCTACATATGAGCAGGTATGCAGCGAGACCACCGGGCACTATGAAGCTGTACAAATCACATACAATCCAGAAATATTCCCATATGAGAACCTGCTGCAGTTGTACTGGCAGCAAATTGATCCGACAGATCCCGGAGGTCAGTTTTACGACAGGGGACAATCATATCAGACCGCGATTTTTTATCATAATGAGGAACAAAGACAGTTAGCGGAAGAGTCGAAACGGAAGCTTGCCGAAAGCGGGATTTTCACGAAACCTATCGCTACTCAGATTTTACCGGCCAAAACATTTTATCCTGCAGAGACATACCATCAGGATTATTATAAAAAGAATCCTGAAAGGTATAATGCATACCAAATAGGCTCAGGGAGATCTGCATTCATCAGGAATCATTGGGGGGAAAAGAAATGA
- the rsgA gene encoding ribosome small subunit-dependent GTPase A, with amino-acid sequence MSVELNSLFNENYPDGLKLGRVALEHKHSYRVWLDEGEYLCTLAGKLTFEANGREDLPAVGDWVAVQASPGEKRGIIKGILPRKSKFSRKAAGQVTEEQIVAANVDTVFIVNSLNDDLNLRRIERYLLLAWESGSNPVIILSKADLATDLQAKLDQVSSVALGVPVIAVSVLEGTGIEELQTYLAPGKTIALIGSSGVGKSSLVNYFTGFEKQLVQEIRESDDKGKHTTTHRELVLLPGGAILIDTPGMREIQLWTSEDGITESFADIEEYADACKFRDCSHKNEPGCAVVSAIQEGLLEESRLASYKKLQKELAYIDCKLDKKAQAEEKKHWKNISKEARHNSVHKRR; translated from the coding sequence ATGAGTGTTGAATTGAACAGCCTTTTTAACGAAAATTATCCAGATGGACTGAAGCTGGGCAGAGTAGCATTAGAGCATAAGCATAGTTACAGGGTATGGCTCGATGAAGGAGAATATCTATGTACTTTAGCTGGAAAATTGACATTTGAAGCAAATGGCCGTGAAGATTTGCCGGCAGTCGGAGACTGGGTTGCCGTTCAGGCTTCCCCGGGGGAGAAGCGGGGGATCATTAAAGGCATCCTGCCAAGAAAAAGCAAGTTTTCCAGAAAGGCTGCCGGCCAGGTTACCGAGGAACAAATAGTGGCAGCGAATGTTGATACTGTCTTCATCGTTAACTCACTTAATGATGATTTGAATCTAAGACGAATTGAGCGATACCTGCTTCTTGCATGGGAAAGCGGTTCGAACCCTGTCATCATTTTAAGCAAAGCAGATTTAGCGACGGATTTACAAGCAAAGCTGGATCAAGTTTCCTCAGTGGCTCTCGGTGTACCTGTAATAGCGGTAAGTGTTCTTGAAGGAACAGGCATTGAGGAACTTCAGACCTATCTGGCACCAGGTAAAACAATAGCATTGATCGGTTCGTCAGGAGTCGGCAAGTCAAGCCTTGTCAACTACTTCACAGGATTTGAAAAGCAGCTTGTCCAGGAAATCAGGGAAAGCGATGATAAAGGTAAGCATACTACCACCCATCGGGAATTGGTCCTGCTGCCTGGAGGGGCGATCTTAATTGATACACCAGGAATGAGGGAAATACAGCTATGGACCAGTGAAGATGGAATTACTGAGAGCTTCGCAGATATCGAAGAGTATGCTGATGCATGCAAATTTCGTGATTGCAGCCATAAAAACGAACCCGGCTGCGCAGTTGTGTCAGCAATACAGGAAGGACTGCTCGAAGAAAGCAGACTCGCCAGCTATAAAAAGCTGCAAAAAGAGCTGGCCTATATAGACTGTAAGCTGGATAAAAAGGCACAAGCCGAAGAAAAAAAGCACTGGAAAAACATCAGTAAAGAAGCCCGCCATAATTCCGTGCACAAACGGAGATAA
- a CDS encoding DUF4397 domain-containing protein, which yields MSPRNQNDYLQKAAIYDLLANYYKYLNPSLHVMYYHKHLRNMNKAVQLMRSPSVTQSQSTSSMVRFLHGSPGVENVDIYVNGNRVLRDFSYKSNSSHMQLQPGKYQIDIYPAGDSVSTVISKKISVEPGRIYTAAIAGPANNLRLLTFEDSPQTPVGETKAKFIHLSPDAPAVDIAGKNGDVIFQNVSYKQASTYLALTPMTVTLEAKVAGTKNTVVTIPDVKLEPNNAYTIVAVGTAKGEPPIEVLILQG from the coding sequence ATGTCACCAAGAAACCAGAATGATTACCTTCAGAAAGCGGCCATATATGATTTATTGGCCAATTACTATAAATACCTTAACCCAAGCTTGCATGTCATGTATTACCACAAACATCTGCGAAACATGAATAAGGCTGTCCAGTTAATGCGCTCCCCTTCCGTAACGCAAAGTCAATCCACTTCATCAATGGTTCGTTTCTTGCACGGTTCACCGGGGGTTGAGAATGTTGATATTTATGTAAATGGTAACAGGGTGCTCCGCGACTTCAGCTATAAATCAAACAGCAGCCATATGCAGCTCCAGCCAGGGAAATATCAGATTGATATATATCCAGCAGGTGATAGTGTATCTACCGTGATCAGCAAGAAAATATCGGTCGAACCAGGAAGGATATACACAGCAGCGATTGCCGGTCCTGCCAATAACCTCCGGCTGCTGACTTTTGAAGACAGCCCGCAGACTCCAGTAGGAGAAACGAAAGCTAAATTTATCCACCTTTCCCCAGATGCACCAGCTGTAGATATTGCCGGGAAAAATGGTGATGTCATTTTCCAAAATGTATCCTATAAACAAGCTTCTACTTATCTAGCGTTAACCCCCATGACTGTTACGCTTGAGGCGAAAGTTGCCGGCACCAAAAACACAGTAGTGACAATTCCCGATGTTAAGTTGGAACCAAACAACGCCTATACAATCGTTGCGGTAGGCACCGCTAAAGGGGAACCACCAATTGAAGTATTAATATTACAAGGGTAG
- a CDS encoding YpmS family protein: protein MKKNKWKISFFILLGIMAAVFLSVWVLIASPVEETKIEPVPNQSDRDDVAFNVSTNKRDLNRVINHYLEEEVKNSQIDYQVLLTDEVELYGTLPLFSQELELRLTFEPQALKNGDLILKQRSISVGKLNLPVSTVLKFVRDSYDLPDAVNIQPKEERVYVSMQRLKLKSDIKVRVNEFDLKKDNIKFTLLVPAD, encoded by the coding sequence ATGAAAAAAAACAAATGGAAAATAAGCTTTTTTATATTATTGGGTATCATGGCTGCAGTGTTCCTGTCAGTCTGGGTCCTAATCGCTTCACCAGTTGAGGAAACAAAAATAGAGCCTGTCCCGAATCAATCTGATAGAGATGATGTCGCTTTTAATGTTTCGACAAATAAAAGGGATTTGAATCGTGTCATCAATCACTACCTGGAAGAAGAAGTAAAAAACAGCCAGATTGATTATCAAGTTCTGCTGACAGATGAAGTGGAGTTATATGGGACGCTGCCGCTCTTCAGCCAAGAACTGGAACTAAGGCTGACCTTCGAACCGCAAGCATTGAAAAATGGGGATCTAATATTAAAGCAGAGATCCATTTCAGTTGGAAAGCTGAATCTGCCTGTTTCAACCGTACTAAAATTTGTCCGGGACAGCTATGATTTGCCGGACGCCGTGAACATCCAGCCGAAGGAAGAAAGAGTATACGTTTCGATGCAGAGACTTAAGTTGAAAAGTGACATAAAAGTCCGTGTGAATGAGTTTGATTTGAAAAAGGATAACATTAAGTTTACGCTGCTTGTTCCAGCAGATTGA
- a CDS encoding SGNH/GDSL hydrolase family protein, with protein MLKKFTLLYLALAMILSSCSQFESFEKGNFNKVKETGMELKEALPTSFFPRDLHIVAAGDSLTQGVGDSTDSGGYIPYLTEQLEKEKTIKNANFENFGVRGNRTDQLLTRLKNKNVQSSLEDADLIILTIGGNDLMKVVKQNFSSLHLNQFKAEQKLFADQLQEIFLSIRNQNQEAPIVLVGLYNPFYSWFADVEEMNQIVDEWNGQSLSIVEQDGNAHFVDIHDIFLNNEENLLYTDYFHPNDRGYQLIADRIFETLDEQVIDSITN; from the coding sequence TTGTTGAAGAAATTCACCTTACTTTATTTAGCACTGGCCATGATCTTATCGTCCTGCAGCCAGTTTGAAAGTTTTGAAAAAGGGAACTTCAATAAGGTCAAGGAAACAGGAATGGAATTGAAGGAAGCATTGCCAACCTCATTCTTTCCGAGGGATTTGCATATTGTTGCTGCGGGGGATTCACTGACACAGGGTGTAGGGGACAGTACTGACTCAGGAGGTTATATTCCATACCTTACTGAGCAGCTCGAAAAAGAAAAGACAATAAAAAATGCGAATTTCGAAAATTTTGGTGTCAGAGGGAACCGGACCGACCAGCTTCTTACTAGGCTGAAAAATAAAAATGTACAATCCTCTTTAGAAGATGCGGATTTGATCATATTAACGATCGGCGGAAATGATTTAATGAAGGTGGTTAAGCAGAATTTCTCCAGTCTGCATCTAAATCAATTCAAAGCAGAACAAAAGTTGTTCGCAGACCAGCTTCAGGAAATCTTTTTATCAATCCGAAACCAAAATCAAGAAGCTCCAATTGTATTAGTGGGACTTTATAATCCATTTTATAGCTGGTTTGCGGATGTTGAGGAAATGAATCAAATAGTGGATGAATGGAACGGCCAAAGCCTATCAATCGTAGAACAGGACGGGAATGCACATTTTGTCGACATTCATGATATTTTCCTGAACAATGAAGAAAACCTGTTATATACTGATTACTTTCATCCAAACGACCGGGGATACCAATTAATTGCTGACCGGATTTTTGAAACACTGGATGAGCAGGTCATTGACTCAATAACTAACTGA